CGCGCCGATGACACCAATGCCACCACTGTCACCATCGGGGCGGCGCAAGCGGCGGATCACATTGGCAACCAAGTCACCGTCACCGGTGTCGTTGCCCAGGTCAGCTTCAGGCCGGGCCTTGTCTTTCTGAACTTCGACAAGCCCTATCCGAACAACTCGTTCACCGCACTCATCCGGAGCAAACGCACCAATGATTTTGAGAATCTCCCGGCCCTGAAGGGCAAGGCCGTTGCTGTCAAAGGGAAAGTCATAGACTATAACGGCAAGCCCGAGATCGAGCTGACCGGCAAGTCCCAACTGAAATTGTTGAGCGAGCCAAAGTAGTCGGGGCCGGTCACTTCGCCACACCGGCGTGCGTTCGGCCGCCTTGTCCGGCTGGGCCGCGGCAATCAGACCGCCCCCGCCTGTTCCACCATCGCGGCGATCGTCTCGAGCGCATTCCCCTCGAAACGGTTGTTCACGTAGATGAATCCCCTGGCCGCGCCGCGCTGGCTGCGAGTCTCCAGAATCAGGCCCGCCCCGGCGGCACGGCCTTCCGGGTAGGGTTCCTTGACGCAGTCGTAAGGGCTGAACTGCTTGACGGCTTCCTCGTACTTGCGGCCCGGGCGGAGCAACAAGCGCGCGCCGAGGAAGTCCGGATTGGTGCGGCTGCCCGCCAAGCCAAGCTGCTCGGTCAGGCTTGGCATGTTCTGCCAACTGCTGAATACATGGGCTGCGCCATAGCGCGCCAGCACCGCAAAATACTCCGCCCGCAGAAACGTCCTGTTCCGAATCTCCACCCCGTAGCGCCAGCCTGGCGGCAGCCGGCCAAGGAATTCGTCCAGCGCGGCGACAAACTCGCGCCCGCACTCGAACTCGCGGGGCGAGAAGCGCGAGAACTCGAA
The window above is part of the Candidatus Paceibacterota bacterium genome. Proteins encoded here:
- a CDS encoding DUF72 domain-containing protein, with protein sequence MSFDRDKMKAAAAALAREGIFIGTSSWKYPGWQGQLYDTDRYIWHGKFSEARFERLCLTEYAEVFKTVCVDAAYYKFPDRAFLAQLVSQVPEDFLFALKVTDQITIKRFANLPRFGRRAGTVNPDFLNAGRFESAFLGPCREFAANVGLLIFEFSRFSPREFECGREFVAALDEFLGRLPPGWRYGVEIRNRTFLRAEYFAVLARYGAAHVFSSWQNMPSLTEQLGLAGSRTNPDFLGARLLLRPGRKYEEAVKQFSPYDCVKEPYPEGRAAGAGLILETRSQRGAARGFIYVNNRFEGNALETIAAMVEQAGAV
- a CDS encoding nucleotide-binding protein; this encodes MKLLATFAFALCLAGAAVQSRADDTNATTVTIGAAQAADHIGNQVTVTGVVAQVSFRPGLVFLNFDKPYPNNSFTALIRSKRTNDFENLPALKGKAVAVKGKVIDYNGKPEIELTGKSQLKLLSEPK